TCATTACGAGAAGTTCCCTTTTGCTTTATAGTTTGCCCCTGGTCGATCTTAATGATAGGCAGGAGCAAAAACCTCATGTTTCTAACCAAACAAATATACCCTTTAAGGAGATTTTGGCTTCAGATGATCTGTTTTTTGTGTCTTTTCTGTATTTGTTGAATTATTTAACTTCAAGGATGTACTGCAATGTGGATTATATTTCCTGCTGCATGTAAGTTAACATTGGAGCACCTGCTGTTGTTATCCACATGCAGAGCTTCTGCAAGTCATGCAAGGGAGATCGAGTTGTTAGAGGACCGAAGACAGTGAATATAAATGTGATGCCGGGTATGCTTTAATACTGCATTCCTCGCAATTGGAGGTTTTACGACTTAGATTCTGATCTGCATTTAAATTTTCAAGTCAGGTAGCATTTTTTCTCATTTTTGAGTGTTATGCATTGTTTGGATTCCTTTCTGCTGTTCTGATGCCGATATCTTTCATCTTCAAATAACGAATTTTTGGATAAtagtttctcttatagtgcttaGATTTCGGTTTGGAAAGTTAGTAATGGTCTTTATCTGTGCGCTTTGTGTAACTGAGTCTTCAGCTCGATAAAGCTTGTTATTTAGGTCCTGCAAgtttatttgtttattatcaaaaacaaagaagatgTGTATTGTTGAGTGGCTCAACTGAACTAAATCACGCAGCATTCCTGGAAGCTATTGCCAACATCTGTCGTTTACTATTGATTCTTACATTTGAGTTTTGATGCTTTCAGGAATTGATAATAATGAAACTATCAGGATTCCTAAAAGTGGTGGAGCAGATCCTGATGGAAATCAACCTGGCGATCTTTATATTACGATAAATGTAACACATCTAAACCTCGCCATATGTATGTTTTTATAGACCAACCTACGCTACACGTATCGAAACATGAATTATTGCAGGTTCGAGAAGATCCTGTTTTCCGAAGAGAGGGTCTCGATATTCATGTCGATGCGGTAGTGAGTGCTACTCAGGTTTGTGCTTCGCAGACTAGCTTTCCCAATTTCTCAGTTGATGCTTTtggttctctctctctctcttttttttttgttctgtttGTTAGCTTTAATGTAGTGGTTCTTAAGCTTGAAGATTAAAAGTCATTGGAGGAATATTCGGGGCGGTGTCATGCTCCTTCCTGTTTGGCTATTTATTCTTCATATAAGTGCATGAAAGTAGTTCTTTGACAGCTAAGATGGGTCCCACTTCTTCTGCGTGTCTATGGGTCTAAGGCTGGTCACCTGAGTATCAAATATCTGGAAATGTCTTCCACTAATATGGACCTTTGTATGGGCTTCTTTTCTTTCATCAGTGAACCACAGACTCTTTTATGGTTTAGAAGCTGTGTTACAACGATAcacctaaaaaaaaatcagccGTATCGATACGTATTTACACGGATACGCGTACTAATACTCCAATACTTCAAGATACAACTCAGTTAAACTTAACTAAATATTAGATCTCAATACCTTAATATTAGAAAATTTAGATATTTTACTAGATTCTATGAGAAGTTTTAACTATAGTGACAAAATATTAGTTCCAAATCTGTCCACTGATCTTGCTCTAGACTATCTTCCTTCTTATCCAGACTTTTTTTCTCCAGTGAGGTTAATCATACATGTATGTATTTTGTTAGGTTTCTAtcttatatataatatatttatgTTAAACTACTGATATGCCGTATCGCAGTATTTTAGTTTTTCAAGTTGGGGTATCATAATAGCGTATTGGTATCTTGTATCCGATACCGTATCCGTATCGTTGCAACACAGTTTAGAAGTCCTGATGAAGACCCCCACCCTGTGTGCAAGAcagggacgggcctagcaaggggctaaAGGAGGCTATAGCCCGTCCCTAATTTTTGGGTAACAAAACTTTAGTCTAGAAACTTAGGTTAAATTTTATGTTTAGCCCACATATTAGTTGTATTTAGCTAATTGTATGTGATTTTTAGCCCATACTATGAGATGTTCAAAATTTAAGTCATGTTTAAAGTAAATAATCTTCTTCTACTCACTACCTTTCAACTCCTACTTTCTTCTCTTTTGGTAATCACTTTGTATTTCTGTTATTTGTGTTCGTTTTAACTTTTATCTCCCTACCTATTTAGTATTGTACGGGTAGATCACTATTTGGCCACTAATTATGTGATGTATTCCAAAAAAATTTGCCGCTGCCTTCGGCCGCATTATCCACTGTTACAATCCAGCCCTACCCTAGGAAAAATCCTGGGTCCGTCCCTGGTGCAAGAACGATCTAATGCCTGATTTTTTGCTGAGATGGTCTCCACCCTTGTAAATCAACATAAAACATGACACGATCAAGGCCCCATTTTACCTTTTGTTAAACCTTTATGATGCGGGTGATGTCAACTTTTAATAAGATCTTGATTTGGACCCGTTCTCTATGGTGTTTCTGCAGGGTCCTTATTGGCTCAATCAGGTTCTATTTCATggcttaaaatgataaaaatgtgaTAGTTAGAAAACTAGTCATCGTAAGAGGACTTGGTTGATTGTGGTTCATAACTGGATTAGGTATTGCATAGATCAGAGGTGAAGTTGATGTTGATCCAATAGATATGCGTCCTCATACAGCATTTACAGAGCTTGTATCAGTTAGATGTAGGATAAGTGGAGGGTAAATACAAAAGTTGACAGCTGAAGGTTGAGATCTCTGGTTGTAAGTCATAAATAACGGGAAAATGAGTGTGAATGAAAGATAGACCATAAGTGTCCCTACTGCCACTAACAGTTCGGCATTTAGAATTACTAAAGATGTTTCTAGGATCTCTTGTAGGGATTTGAAGGTGTCACTGCTGTAAGTAGTTGAATATCACATGTATATGGCACTAGAAATGTGTTAGGTAGTTGGGAGTAGAGACCATTTTCAAACTAGGAAGGCTTTCTGCAACAATACCCGTTCTCTTCATGAGGTGCTTACCACACATACCTTTGCGGCTGCACTACCATTGCCGTCGCCATGGGATCGCATGTTCTTACTTTGTTTCCATGAGTTTATTTCTGAGTTACTGGTGAGCTGGTGAGGTTCGAGTTGCAGTGTGTGGTTGTATGGGTTACTTGAACTTGCTGAATCAGCGAATCAGCTTCTTGTACTTGAGCGGTGAAATAAcaaattttttctatttttgttgtaGGTAAGAATGAGTTTCTAGTTCATGTATGAGGAATATTAACTAGATTCTTGTTTGGGTTGTTTCTTTTATAGGCGATTCTTGGTGGAACAGTTCAAGTCCCAACTCTTACCGGGGATGTTGTTCTCAAGGTATGTGGAGTTCTTGCTATTACTTTATTGGATGAAAGATCAATTTATCGTGTCTGGAAACTATGGGACACATCCTGAACTGCCCATTTGTAGTTCTCTGCTCATAATTTTCACGACGATCATATCTATATATAGTACtctctccgtcccactattaatgtaggtcacttaatagtgggacggaggtagtattttTTATTCAGTTATGTATTCAGAACTTATCCCAGGTGATGTAAATTTATCCCGGTCTTGGTTACAGGTTCCTCCTGGCACTCAACCTGGTCAGAAGGCTGTACTGAAGAGAAAAGGTTAGAAGAGTATATGGATGTTTTTGAATTTTACGCAAATTTCCAACCTGCATATGCTCTTAGTGGTTGAGTGTCTCGCGTATGGAATTAGTATAAATGATCATACTTTAGCCATAGTAAAACTTGATAGGGCCATGCATTTAGTAATATACTATAAAATTGATGATGCTCTATCACATATGATTTCAATTTCTTGGATGCACTCCATTCGGTCCCTCACAGCCTTAGTAAACTTACTGCACATGTATCGCAATCTCATCTTATATCTATACATGTTCAAACTTGGCCTTTCTTTTTTTCCTGTACCATTAATTTGACCCTTCCAATGTTCCAACAGGAATCAAAACCAGTAACTCTGCGTTGTTTGGTGATCAATATGTGCACTTCAATGTCAGCATTCCAACGTAAGTTCTATTGATATGTTTTTTGTTACGTTGATGCTAGAACTGTACTATTGGAGTATCTTTTAGTTGTGTAGAAGACTAGAAGTCCTGTTCCCGTTCCTCTATCAAGCTGTTAATCAATTCTTCAATTAAATTAGTTTTGCTAATATATTTgaacttggaaaaaaaaaagcataTGTAAATAGCACATCAGGTATATATATAGATTTATATGAAAATATCTATTTGATgaggattttattttcttctgGTACAGGAATCTAACGCAAAGACAACGCGAGTTAATTGAAGAATTTGCGAAGGAGGAACAGGGAGAAGATTACAAGGGTGATAGCGCGCAGTTTGGGTAAAAATGAGCATCATAATTTAAACACAACCAGCCTGCttactcgattaaatttttttgCAAATATTTTGCTTGCATTTCACTCCTACCCCTCTTACATGTTGCATCCATCTAGAGGGTATTTATCTGTAAGATGCGCAGAATTTTTCCTGGTTGAGATCACATTTGAATATTTGAGAGGAGAGTAAACTCATGATTACTCATTTGCAGATGTAGGATCCCTTGTTGTACATATTACAGTTTTCAATATATACTGATTCAATCATAAAGGGCGctgttttatttcatttttcctCCTTGTGGTCGTATAATCTTATTCTATTCATTTTGTGTTACAACTTGCAAAGCATTCATAATCTTATTCTATTCTTTATCATTccttaggctaacccctatgggctagattgaactgctagattggccaaaagtgtgggaaaaaagttaacactcttTCTAGCTACTTCTTTCTTAGCATttgctcgcagtccaactatcaggaatgataaagaatagaataagattatgtcgatgaaCCATAATCTTTTTCTTAGCATTTGCTCGCTGTCCAACTATCAGGAATGATAAAGAATAGAATAAGATTATGTCAGATGAACCATAATCTTTTGTTTTGAGGGATGCGAAACTTGACGATGAACCATTCGGCGTTATGTGAGGGATGCGAAACTTGACGATGAACCATTCAGCGCCAACATTATCACTTTGTAAAATTTGTGTCGTCACTTATCTTCTCTCCTGTTAAAAAGATGctaccaaaaaccaaattttgttttGTCTTATCAATCCAAGTCATGTCTGATGAGAGGAAAGAAAAGTTGCTGGGTAAAGAGATATTTgaatatattatcatttatcatgtCATGTCTTTTTCTTACACATTTTGTACCATTTGTCCATTAATATTTTGACATACTTCTTTTCTTCCTAGGGGATGACGGTGgtatttgaaatttttttaagGTAGATTTTTTGAGCTGTTTGGTTGGGCGTTGGGCGCCGTTTGGTTCGGCGACTGGCCGCTAGATTAGTCGGACTTAGGAGATTGCTCGTGCCGACGTAGATGGCCAATCTAACAGCTAAAtatctagcccataagacttagccttaCGACCTACCTACCAGTAGTGGTCCACACAAACACCGATTATGGAAAAAGGAAGTGTTGTCGAAACTCTGCAATTTCCCTCCATTTGGTATCTGTCCACATAATCTATTATAGCTCACATTCAACAGTTGCAAATCCAAACCAATAATGTCCTCTGGGATTCCACCGAAGATCTTATTATGTGATATGTCCAAGGAGGTTAGACTCTTTGGAAACTTGACCTTTGTGAGATCAAACTCTAATTGATTCCTGGACAAATCCATCGTTCTGTCCACTGCGTGATTTGGTTTAAACAGTGTTGATGCGTCCCCAACAAGTTTGTTCCTCGACAGATCAAGTACTTGAGAATCCAGATCTCCTAAAGATTTTGGAATTGGACCCGAGAGTTGATTGtgagataagaaaagataaataGAAGCAGCAAAACTCCCAAAAGATTCTGGGATGGAACCTGTGAGTTTGTTTCTATCAAGGTGGAGGGTACCGAGGTTTTTAAGGCCAGAGAGATTGGGTGGGATGGAACCAGAGAACTGATTGAAAGAGAGATCGAGGTAAGTGAGAGTTGTGAGTTGATTAAGGAAATTGGGAACCGGCCCCGAGAGATTCATCCAGCTGAGACGTACAGAGCCGATCCTGAGCCTGAGAGGGCCCTGTGCAAAAATTTCTTTAGGGGCCTCTTATAAGGTCcaatatttttttgttgttgataattttgtaATAGCAATTATATCAATTATCAGTACttatttgtaaatatttttcttcaatacttATTTGTGATCGGTGCACTTATTAATGGTCGGAGATAATTTTGACGACACCAAATTTTATGTCGCTATATATGGCTTTTAATGATTACCGTAAATTGTCTTCAAAGTTCAAAATTAACGTCGAAAAATTAGGCCATCAAAAATAATTCTGGTGATAAAAGATTTTTCTCACTAAATACTTTCGTGATAATTTTGTTTTGTCTCCGTAATAAATTCCAGCAACAAAATACTTTGTCTTTAAATCATATTTTATCAACAAATGTTTTTGTCTCCTAAGAGATTTTTGGATGAGCGTAATAAGCGTTTTTAAAAATGGTTTCTGAAACAAATATTTCAGCCGCTGAAAGTGAGTTTTATACGCAAAGAAATTTGGTCTCCAAATATGTTTTATTGACTAATGTATTTAGTATGCAAAGATTCACTTGCGGAGACAGAAAAATTGGTCTCGAAATAAAAACATTAATGACATAATAAGTTCACATAATATTTGAGGTAAAGCAGCTGATTAAAATCAGTCCAGCCGATTGAGTGCTTTAGTTTTTCCTTTAGGTCGCAGGTTCGAATCTCGGTAGGTGATTTTTGGATAATTTTACACTTTAATGTAATAAGTAAGAAAATTTTTGGGCCCTCAACATAGCTGGGCCCTGTGCGGTCGCACGGCCTGCACACCCTCGGGCCCGGCTTTGGAGACGTAGCATTTTAAGATGCTTTAACTTTGTGATAGACTGTGGGATTGAACCGGTGACATTTGTAAGGTGCCGGAAAACAAGAGTTTCGAGGTAAGGAAGGTCGCCTACTGAGGATGGAATTTGGGCAGAGATATTACCTTGAAAGACTGTGAGTTGGTTGATACGGTTGGTGTTGGGATCACATTCGACTACGTACCAGTTACAACAGTCTGTGTTTGGAACCCATGAAGCTAGATGGTAAGGGTTGTTTAGAGACTTCTTAATATTCATAAGAGCTTTGTAATCACTGGGATTGCATTTTCCTAAAGCCCCAAGAGAAGGAGATATTAGGGTAGCAgataagaagagaagaaagagcgAGTACAGCAGACAATTCATCATGGTGATCGACTGACTGATcggttttattttgaagatagtGTTAGGGAGTTGTATATGTAGCATTAGCCAGCTTGACACGCGCATAGTGCTATGTTAGGAACTTAAAGAGATAAAAAGATACTGGTGTTTGCAATCTTTGACTTGTCTTCCTTTTTCTTATCTTTGTTTCGTTTCTCCATTTGTTGTATTTTGACTTTCAAAATTTCGTTCGTAATGATGGCTTGGCTGTGTTCTTACATTCATATCTTCTCATGCTGCTACTGTCTTTTTCTCTCTTAGCTGTAATGTAATGGAGAAGATATTCACATGTTCCTTTATGTATGTCCAACTAACACTGAACAAGGACGCACTACTCTACGTAATACTTAGTTGATAGAGATAGTGATATTGTTGGCTGTAATAATAGACAATATATTATATTTAGAGATGATATATTTAGAGATATTTAGTTACCATAATATTCTGGGAGAATACCAGATTTTCTGTAATACTCAAACTCTATTTATATGAGTTTatggaataataataattaaggatTGATTAACCTCCGACATGGTATCACGAGGCCAACCTCGATCcatcttcttttttctctaaATTACCAATAATCATCCATGGCAAGTGACAAAAAATCCTTACATCCGGCTTTCGCCGTTTCTAACATCAAAGTTTTGATCCCTATTACTCTAGATATCAAACAAGATGAATATTCTTCATGGGTTTTCCTTTTCCAACTTCATCTACAAGCACACAACCTCCTTTTTCTTATTGACGATTCCGCTCCACCACCAGATCTTGATGCTGCCACCATACTACAACTTGATGCCCTCTGCCGtcaatggatgttctccaccatggccaAAGATTTGATGCTTACTGTTCTCAAAACTGGTAAAACTGCGAAAGAGTTATGGAATCATCTTAAAAATCTTTTCCAAGACAACAAAGGAAGCCGTGCCGCTAACCTAGAAAGTAAGTTCGTGAATCTAAGATTTGTTGATTGTAACAATGTTGATGATTATTGTGATAAGCTACAGGCACTTTCGAATCGACTAAGTGATCTTGATTTTCCAATGGATGAGAAACGTTTGGTTATACAACTTGTCAATGGACTTCCGGAGGaatacaatattgttgcctcctTCATCCAACAATCGATGCCATCTTTTGACACTGCTCGCTCTCAATTACGCACTGAGGAGATTCGCCGTGAACAGCAATCAAACTACAGCTCCCATACTGCCCTTGCGGCTGCCAACAACCAGCGTTCACCTGCTACTTCTTCTTCCGTCACCAGCAGTTTTCACTCAGCGTCTGCCCACCAGCGTTCCGAGCCCAGTTCCCTGATGGGCCACCAAGCTGCTCTTCTGCCAACTCCACCAGGCCCAAGACGTCACCCTATTGCACCCAACTGGGCTCCCCAATGGACGTCTCCCCCAAGCCCATACCCTGCTGTACCTTACTGGAGTCAGCAGCATCATCTCTCTGGTCGTGGCCGAGGTCGTCAGTTCCGTGGGCGTGGCCGTGGTCGCGGACGCACCTTCTCAGCAGCCCTTTCACCACAAGCTTACGTCACTCCTACAATGGAATACCTTCAACCATCGGATATTGCCGAAGCATACAGCTCCATGAGCATTCGAGCGCCTGATGATGACTTCTACATGGACACTGGCGCAACATCGCACATCACCTCGGATCCAGGTACTTTACATAATGTTTTTCCTTCGAGCAATGTGCGGTCTATCTTAGTGGGTAATGGCAGCAGCATTCCGGTAACTGCTAGTGGATCTAGGTTCATAGATCTTCCATCTCACACCCTTCATCTCAAAAATACTCTTGTCGTTCCTTCCATCATCAAAAACTTAATCTCTGTTCGTAAATTtaccactgataatcatgtgtctgttgaatttgatccttatggtttttctgtgaaggagtTGAATTCGAGGAAGACTATTCTCCGATGTGATAGTTCTGGGGAGCTTTATCCCATCACCACTTCTTCCGTGCATTCCTCCCTTTCGCCACTACCTCACCAATTCTCTCTTGCCGTCTGCTCACCTGAAGTTTGGCATAATCGCCTCGGCCACCCTGGCGGGGCTATCTTAGATGCTTTACGCACAAAGTCTTTTATTAAATGTAATAAGAATCTTTCCCCCAAtctttgtcattcttgtcaaCTTAGCAAACATGTTCGTCTTCCCTTTTATGACTCTCATTCTACTAGTGCTGCTCCTTTTGATATtattcatagtgatttatggacATCTCCGTTGAATTTAGACACGGGTTTTCGTTATTATCTTCTCTTATTGGATGATTTCACTAATTATCTATGGGTTTTTCCACTAAAACTCAAATCCCAAGTCTTCACCAAATTTTTGGAATTCCGTTCTTTTGTTCAAACTCAATTTGAACGCCAAATTAAGTCATTCCAATGCGACATGGGTCGCGAATTTGACAATTCCTCTTTTCATAATTTTGCTAGTCAAAACGGCTTAGTATTTCGCTTCTCTTGTCC
This is a stretch of genomic DNA from Papaver somniferum cultivar HN1 chromosome 1, ASM357369v1, whole genome shotgun sequence. It encodes these proteins:
- the LOC113309229 gene encoding polygalacturonase inhibitor-like translates to MMNCLLYSLFLLFLSATLISPSLGALGKCNPSDYKALMNIKKSLNNPYHLASWVPNTDCCNWYVVECDPNTNRINQLTVFQGNISAQIPSSVGDLPYLETLVFRHLTNVTGSIPQSITKLKHLKMLRLQSRARGWMNLSGPVPNFLNQLTTLTYLDLSFNQFSGSIPPNLSGLKNLGTLHLDRNKLTGSIPESFGSFAASIYLFLSHNQLSGPIPKSLGDLDSQVLDLSRNKLVGDASTLFKPNHAVDRTMDLSRNQLEFDLTKVKFPKSLTSLDISHNKIFGGIPEDIIGLDLQLLNVSYNRLCGQIPNGGKLQSFDNTSFFHNRCLCGPLLVGRS
- the LOC113355248 gene encoding uncharacterized protein LOC113355248 produces the protein MASDKKSLHPAFAVSNIKVLIPITLDIKQDEYSSWVFLFQLHLQAHNLLFLIDDSAPPPDLDAATILQLDALCRQWMFSTMAKDLMLTVLKTGKTAKELWNHLKNLFQDNKGSRAANLESKFVNLRFVDCNNVDDYCDKLQALSNRLSDLDFPMDEKRLVIQLVNGLPEEYNIVASFIQQSMPSFDTARSQLRTEEIRREQQSNYSSHTALAAANNQRSPATSSSVTSSFHSASAHQRSEPSSLMGHQAALLPTPPGPRRHPIAPNWAPQWTSPPSPYPAVPYWSQQHHLSGRGRGRQFRGRGRGRGRTFSAALSPQAYVTPTMEYLQPSDIAEAYSSMSIRAPDDDFYMDTGATSHITSDPGVEFEEDYSPM